Proteins from a genomic interval of Ferrovibrio terrae:
- a CDS encoding NADPH:quinone reductase, with translation MKAAWYSKNGEAKDVLSVGEQPTPQPRAGEVLVRLQASGVNPSDVKSRRGRPLTMGPLVIPHSDGAGVIEAVGEGVPGSRVGERVWTWNGQWQRPLGTAAQYIALPTAQAVQLPEAVDVVTASCFGIPALTAIHAVRLAEADGAKTVLVTGAASAVGHYATQIAAGKGMQVIGTASKARADVAREAGATHVIDYKSEDVAATVVELTGGKGVDAIIDMDLSSTAPLLAKGALAPHGTLVCYGSNAMGDVPVPFRDLLFRGLTLRFFVVYELQAAARYAAIAELGVLLQQGRLKTKIAARYPLDEIVAAHEAVEKGAFGNVVLEIG, from the coding sequence ATGAAAGCGGCCTGGTACAGCAAAAACGGCGAAGCCAAGGATGTGCTGAGTGTCGGCGAGCAGCCGACGCCGCAGCCCAGGGCTGGCGAGGTGCTGGTGCGCCTGCAGGCCTCGGGCGTCAATCCGTCGGACGTGAAAAGCCGGCGCGGCCGGCCGCTCACGATGGGCCCGCTGGTGATTCCACACAGCGATGGTGCCGGCGTGATCGAAGCGGTCGGCGAGGGCGTGCCGGGCAGCCGCGTCGGCGAGCGGGTCTGGACCTGGAACGGCCAGTGGCAGCGGCCGCTGGGCACGGCGGCGCAATACATCGCCCTGCCGACGGCGCAGGCCGTGCAGCTGCCCGAGGCAGTCGATGTCGTCACCGCGTCGTGCTTCGGCATCCCGGCGCTGACCGCCATCCATGCCGTGCGGCTGGCCGAGGCCGACGGGGCGAAGACGGTGCTGGTGACGGGTGCGGCCTCGGCAGTGGGGCATTACGCCACGCAGATCGCGGCCGGCAAAGGCATGCAGGTGATCGGCACGGCGTCAAAGGCGCGCGCCGATGTCGCGCGTGAGGCCGGGGCGACCCATGTGATCGACTACAAGAGCGAGGATGTGGCCGCCACAGTTGTCGAGCTGACCGGCGGCAAGGGCGTCGATGCGATCATCGACATGGATTTGTCCTCAACCGCGCCGCTGCTGGCCAAGGGCGCACTGGCGCCGCATGGCACGCTGGTCTGCTACGGCTCGAATGCGATGGGTGACGTGCCGGTGCCATTCCGCGACCTGCTGTTCCGCGGGCTGACGCTGCGCTTCTTCGTCGTCTACGAACTGCAGGCGGCCGCGCGCTATGCCGCCATCGCCGAGCTGGGCGTACTGCTGCAGCAGGGCCGGCTCAAGACGAAAATCGCCGCGCGCTATCCGCTGGACGAGATCGTCGCCGCACATGAAGCGGTCGAGAAAGGCGCCTTCGGCAACGTGGTGCTGGAGATCGGGTAA
- the cysT gene encoding sulfate ABC transporter permease subunit CysT, translating into MTAVAIHAGPARRVKARRVLPGFGLAMGGTLLYLAIIVLLPLAALLLKSAEIGPEGFLRLLASPRVLASLQLTVSAAALATLFNAGYGLLMAWILVRYEFPGKRILDALIDLPFALPTAVAGIALTALYAQNGWYGQILEGEAGIKVAYTIIGVAIAMAFTSVPFVVRTVQPVLEDIQPDVEEAAATLGAYRGAIFRKVVFPAIFPAYLTGCALAFARSLGEFGAVIFIAGNLPFKTEIAALLIFIRLEEYDYPAAAALAVVLLAGAFCILLVTNAIQAWHMRYRMKG; encoded by the coding sequence ATGACAGCGGTCGCTATCCATGCAGGTCCTGCGCGTCGGGTGAAAGCCCGGCGCGTGCTGCCCGGCTTCGGCCTCGCGATGGGCGGCACGCTGCTGTATCTCGCCATCATCGTGCTGCTGCCGCTGGCAGCCCTGCTGCTGAAATCGGCCGAGATCGGTCCTGAGGGTTTTCTGCGCCTGCTCGCCAGCCCGCGCGTGCTGGCCTCCTTGCAGCTCACGGTGTCTGCTGCCGCGCTCGCTACGCTGTTCAATGCCGGCTATGGCCTGCTGATGGCCTGGATCCTGGTGCGCTACGAGTTTCCCGGCAAACGCATCCTCGATGCGCTGATCGACCTGCCGTTCGCGCTGCCCACTGCTGTCGCCGGGATTGCACTCACCGCGCTCTATGCCCAGAACGGCTGGTACGGCCAGATCCTCGAAGGCGAGGCCGGCATCAAGGTGGCCTATACGATCATCGGCGTGGCCATCGCCATGGCATTCACCAGCGTGCCCTTCGTGGTGCGCACCGTGCAGCCGGTGCTGGAGGATATCCAGCCCGATGTCGAGGAAGCGGCCGCCACGCTGGGCGCATACCGTGGCGCGATTTTCCGCAAGGTGGTCTTTCCGGCGATCTTCCCGGCCTATCTCACCGGCTGCGCACTGGCCTTCGCGCGCAGCCTGGGCGAATTCGGCGCGGTGATCTTCATCGCCGGCAATCTTCCGTTTAAAACGGAGATTGCAGCCCTGCTGATCTTCATCCGGCTCGAGGAATACGATTATCCGGCCGCCGCGGCTTTGGCCGTGGTGCTGCTGGCCGGCGCCTTCTGCATCCTGCTGGTCACCAATGCGATCCAGGCCTGGCATATGCGCTACAGGATGAAGGGCTGA
- the cysW gene encoding sulfate ABC transporter permease subunit CysW — translation MAADAAFHSAPAAASPSRLPLILILLGVTLTALFIVAPVVVIFTQALSKGWATYVAGILQPDTLHAVLLTVVVAIAVVPVNLVFGVGAAWLIAKFEFPGKKLLLTVIEIPFSISPIVAGVTYILLYGGQGLFGDFLVEHDIQIMFALPAIFLVTLFVTSPFVARELIPLMQAQGSEQEEAATTLGAAGWQIFWRVTLPNIRWALLYGTILCAARAIGEFGAVSVVSGNVRGETNTLPLQIELLYHDYNAVGAFAAASTLTLLALLTLAVKAWLERRIAH, via the coding sequence ATGGCTGCCGATGCTGCGTTTCATTCTGCACCTGCGGCGGCCAGCCCGTCACGGCTGCCACTGATCCTGATCCTGCTCGGCGTCACGCTGACCGCGTTGTTCATCGTCGCGCCGGTGGTGGTGATCTTCACCCAGGCGCTGTCGAAGGGCTGGGCGACTTACGTTGCCGGAATCCTGCAGCCCGATACGCTGCATGCCGTGCTGCTCACCGTGGTGGTCGCGATTGCGGTCGTGCCGGTCAATCTGGTATTCGGCGTCGGCGCCGCCTGGCTGATCGCCAAATTCGAGTTCCCCGGCAAGAAGCTGCTGCTGACCGTGATCGAGATTCCCTTCTCGATCTCGCCGATCGTCGCCGGCGTCACCTACATCCTGCTCTATGGCGGCCAGGGCCTGTTCGGCGATTTCCTGGTCGAGCACGATATCCAGATCATGTTCGCCCTGCCGGCGATCTTCCTGGTCACGCTGTTCGTCACCAGTCCTTTCGTGGCGCGTGAACTGATCCCGCTGATGCAGGCGCAGGGCAGCGAGCAGGAGGAGGCCGCCACCACTTTGGGTGCGGCCGGCTGGCAGATCTTCTGGCGTGTGACCCTGCCCAATATCCGCTGGGCTTTGCTCTACGGCACCATCCTCTGTGCGGCGCGCGCCATCGGCGAATTCGGCGCCGTCTCGGTGGTGTCGGGCAATGTGCGCGGCGAGACCAACACGCTGCCGCTGCAGATCGAGCTGCTCTATCACGACTATAACGCGGTCGGCGCTTTCGCCGCCGCCAGCACGCTCACCCTGCTGGCGCTGCTGACGCTCGCCGTGAAGGCCTGGCTGGAGCGCCGCATCGCGCATTAA
- the kdpF gene encoding K(+)-transporting ATPase subunit F: MTFDFILGGGIALLLAVYLLYALLRAETF, from the coding sequence ATGACTTTCGATTTCATCCTGGGCGGGGGCATTGCGCTCCTGCTCGCCGTCTATCTGCTCTACGCCCTCCTGCGGGCCGAGACATTCTGA
- a CDS encoding PAS domain-containing protein, with product MTATLAIDRIDTSIWHPKLRVLHDLWRDVAPAPDLLPGRQHISPELLKPWLPNIWLIDAVESETDYEGCSPRFRYRLVGTKLVEMRGGHNPVGEWLDEANPARQSPNPTAARMREVVRSRQPSWRHGLPNNRRIDDIKQIENLFLPLASDSNRVNMLLCCSLYFGFAGREL from the coding sequence GTGACAGCCACCCTCGCCATCGACCGCATCGACACCTCGATCTGGCATCCGAAACTCCGGGTGCTTCACGATCTGTGGCGGGATGTTGCGCCAGCGCCGGACCTGCTGCCGGGGCGGCAGCATATCAGCCCCGAACTGCTGAAACCCTGGCTGCCGAATATCTGGCTGATCGACGCGGTCGAGAGTGAAACCGATTACGAAGGCTGCAGCCCGCGTTTCCGCTACCGGCTGGTCGGCACCAAGCTGGTGGAAATGCGCGGCGGCCACAATCCGGTGGGCGAGTGGCTGGATGAGGCCAATCCCGCGCGCCAGAGTCCGAACCCCACGGCGGCCCGCATGCGTGAGGTGGTCCGCAGCCGCCAGCCGAGCTGGCGCCATGGCCTGCCGAACAACCGCCGCATCGACGATATCAAGCAGATCGAGAATCTGTTCCTGCCGCTGGCCAGCGATAGCAACCGCGTCAACATGCTGCTCTGCTGCTCGCTGTATTTCGGCTTCGCCGGCAGGGAACTTTAG